A single region of the Strigops habroptila isolate Jane chromosome 3, bStrHab1.2.pri, whole genome shotgun sequence genome encodes:
- the MAFF gene encoding transcription factor MafF — MAADGLASKALKVKRELGENTPLLSDEELMGLSVRELNHHLRGLSKEEVARLKQRRRTLKNRGYAASCRVKRVCQKEELQKQKMELEWEVDKLARENAAMRLELDTLRGKYEALQGFARTVAAHGPPAKVATASVITIVKSGANQAAYS; from the exons ATGGCTGCAGACGGGCTTGCCAGCAAGGCCCTGAAG GTAAAGCGGGAGCTGGGGGAGAACACGCCACTGCTGTCAGATGAGGAGCTGATGGGGCTGTCAGTGCGGGAGCTCAACCACCACCTGCGGGGCCTCTCCAAGGAGGAGGTGGCAAGGCTGAAGCAGCGCCGGCGGACGCTGAAGAACCGGGGTTACGCGGCCAGCTGCCGGGTGAAGCGCGTGTGCcagaaggaagagctgcagaagcagaagatgGAGCTGGAGTGGGAGGTGGACAAGCTGGCCCGGGAGAATGCTGCCATGCGCCTGGAGCTCGACACACTCCGCGGCAAGTACGAGGCCCTGCAGGGCTTCGCCCGCACTGTGGCTGCCCATGGTCCCCCTGCCAAGGTGGCCACCGCCAGTGTCATCACCATTGTCAAGTCCGGTGCCAACCAGGCCGCCTACTCCTAG